The following DNA comes from Desulfotomaculum sp..
CTCTCCGCCAACATGCAAACTTCCACCTTGAGCCGGCGGCGCCCCAAGCTAATTTCAACAATATCGCCAGGTTTGACACCGGCGCCTGCTTTTGCCGCACGCCCGTTTACACTGACCAGTCCCCGATCACACACTTCTTTAGCTATTGTTCTTCTTTTGATCAACCGGGAAACTTTCAAGTATTTATCTACCCGCACAAAATCACCAAAAAAATGAAAATGTTTTTAAAAGATGTTCCAACTTAGGAAATTACTTCTCTTAATGATTTTCCGGCCTTAAACACAGGTACACGGGTAGCGGCGATATCAATTTCCTGCCCCGTCTGGGGATTGCGGCCCTTACGGGCAGCACGCTCTCTGATCTCAAACGTCCCGAATCCTACCAACTGAACCCTGTCGCCCCTTACCAGGGCTTCTTCGACAGCTTCAATCAGGGCTGAAACCGCCCTTTCTGCATCTTTTTTAGTAAGATCCGATTTTTCGGCTACCTGTGCAATTAGTTCTGCCTTGTTCATAAATACCCCCCTCATTGGATTTTGGTATGTTTTTATTATTCGCTATAATAATTACAAGTTCCTTCCGCCAAGAAAATATTTCCTACTTTTTTTATTCTTTTCTACCTTTTTTGCTTCTTCCCACCAAACGTCCAACTCATCCAGGGAAAATTCGGAAATCTCCTTGTTGCTGATCCGTGCTTTTTCTTCAATATAATGGAAGCGGTTGATAAATCTGTTTACCGTTCCGGAAAGGGCCACCTCCGCATCAACCCCAAGAAGGCGGGAGAGGTTTGTCAGGGCAAAAAACAAGTCTCCGGCTTCCGCTTCCATCTCATCAGGAGAGTTTTCCGCAATGGCCAAGGTCAGTTCTTTCAGTTCCTCCTTAACCTTTTCCATTGCCCCGCGGTAATCGGTCCAGTCAAATCCGGCTTTGGACGCCTTGGCTTGTACATCACCTGCCCGTAAGATGGCCGGGAGGTATTTGGGGACACCGTCTAAAATTGAATCCCTGGGGATTATTCTTCTTTCCCTGTTTTTAATCATTTCCCAGTTAGATTCTACTTCAGCGCTGTCCGTCACTATAACATTGCCAAATACATGGGGATGTCTTTCAATCATTTTCTTAATGATCCCGGTAATTACGTCATTAAGATCGAAAGCGCCTTCTTCCCTGGCAAGTTGGGAATGAAAAACAATTTGCAGTAATAAGTCTCCCAGTTCCTCACATATTTTATACACATCTTCCTGCTCTATAGCGTCAACAACCTCATATGACTCCTCCAGGACGTATTTTCGCAAAGTCTTATGTGTCTGCTCCCTGTCCCAGGGGCAGCCTTTCTCGGAACGCAGGATCTCCATTATCTCAACAAGCTGGTCCATGGGGTAACAGGCTTTTGCGATTTCGGGACCGGGCGGCAGATAAATACTGGTCAGGTGGTCTATCCAGTCAAGGCGGTCTATCCTGTACAGAGGATGCTCTTCAATCCTTTGAAGATCATGAACTCCTGCGGCCCTGACAATAACAACCTTGTAATCAGGCGGATAGCTTTCCATCAAAAGCAGCTTGATATCCGAGGCGACAAGACGGTTGTATACCTGAAGTATTATGCCTCCTATATTTGGCCGGGGAATTTTTCCTTTAAGAAAGGAGCCGTCCAGGATAAGAAGCCCTTTTAAAGGATCAATGCCCAGTGCTGCTGTTATAGCGTCGAGAGCGCTCATTGCCGGCAGAACATCAACGTCCAGGTTTAATGAGGCCGCTTGCTGAACAATAAGCTCCACTGTTTCTTCCGCAACAAACGGGCTGCCCGGCACCGCATAAATAACAGGCCCCCGGCCGGCCTGCTCAAGCACACTGGAAGCTATTTTCCTATAAACATCCTGAAAGTTCATTCCATCTTCGTACAAGTTATCAAAAGCGGTGAAATGTATCCCCTGCTGCTTTAACCACGGCACAACAGGATGCTCCTCTGTACGAAGGAGTATCCGCTCACCCTGCTTCAAGGCCTCCCACACCATCAGGGGAATTTGCCCCGGATCTCCGGGACCCAACCCTACAATTGTTATTCGGGAATTTCGTTTGTGCGGTGTTTGGCCCTCCCAAGAAGCCGAAAACATTTTTTATTTTATCTCTCCTTTGTTCTTAAGAAAGAAGGTTTTCGGTAATATGCCTTCTTAAAGTATGAATATACAAATTCCTGACGTTAAGCAACTATTTGGTCGCTTAAAATCCTATTAAAAAAAGTGGCCTCCGGCCACCTTTTTTTATTGTTCCATTTGTTTGGCTAAAAACCCGGCTGCCGTTTCGGCCAGTTTCAGCTCCAGTTCACCCATTCTTTTTTCCGGCTCCTTTGAAGCCAGAATCACAGCCCCGATAGGATCCCCCCCGCAAATAATCGGCGCGATTACTTCGGAAGAATACTTGCATTCACCATTATCTATAATCATGCATTCTTTACAAAACGGATCCTCACCGGGATTGTTGATCACCACCGTTCTGCGTTCTTCCATGGCTTTTTCAAGAGCAGGGCCAATTGGCTTGTTGAGATATTCCTTCTTAGGAGCGCCGGCAGCGGCAATTATCATATCCCGGTCAGCAATGCAGGCAATATGCCCTAAAGCTTCATAAAGCGAGTCGGCATATTCTTTGGCAAAATCCCCTAATTCTCCAATGGGTGAATATTTTTTTAGGATTACTTCGCCTTCTCTGTCAACAAAAATCTCCAAAGGATCGCCCTCACGGATACGTAAGGTTCTGCGGATCTCTTTCGGGATTACCACTCGCCCCAAATCATCAATACGACGAACAATACCAGTTGCTTTCACGGATCAGCCTCCCTCCTTGTTTTTAAAAACTGAGCAATAGATCCTTTATTGATAGTATATAACAAGGGAAAGAAGGTTATTCATTTTTTACCAGTACCTGCGAAATAAATTTCAGATTTCGAAAAAATCCAATGTTATTCGCTTTTTCAGCTGCCACTTATATTCTAAATTATTCCTTAAGGTCAGGCAAGCTTTTATTTAGCAGGCTTTTTAAGGTTTACAAAAGGCGGCGCAGAAAGTCTTCGATAAAGGCCAAGTAACTGACAGGGTTCAAAGGAGAAATCCTCGTTTTCAGCCTGATCTCAAATTCATCGGAGTTGTTGAATTTGACCTGATTTTGATAATGACGGACAATAGCGACCAGTTTTTCACCGCTTAAGGAATGCTGACTGTGAAACTGCATCCGGTAGCCGCCTGCATATCCGGTGAGGTTTTTTACCCCGGCCTGACTGGCCAGCGCTTTGCACCTTGTGATCATTAAAAGGTTGCGTACCGGCTCCGGCTGATCACCATAACGGTCAACCAACTCTTCCTCCAGGTCCAGTATTTCATCCTCCCTGCGAAAGGAGGCCAAACGGCGGTAAAGATCAATTTTTTGATCGGGGTCAGGAACATAGCTGCTTGGGATATAAGCCTCAACAGGCATTTCTACGGAAGTATCAACCGCACGCTGGACAGTTTCACCTTTGGCCTCCATGACCGCCTCTTCCAACAAACGGCAGTAAAGATCAAATCCGACCGCAGCAATATGGCCGTGCTGTTCAGGCCCCAGTAAATTTCCGGCGCCGCGGATTTCCAAATCCTTCATGGCTATTTTATATCCGGAACCGAATTCGGTAAATTCACGGATTGCCGCCAGCCTTTTTTCCGCCACTTCAGAAATAATCCGGTTTCCAGGAAAAGTAAAGTAAGCATAAGCCAGTTTGTTTGACCTGCCAACTCTTCCGCGAAGCTGGTATAACTGGGCAAGGCCGAGATTCTGCGCATCCTTGACAATCAGTGTATTTACATTCGGTATATCCATCCCGTTTTCAATAATCGTTGTACAGACTAAAACATCATATTCGTAATTAACGAAATCAAACATAACCTGCTCCAGTTCGTCTTCACGCATCTGACCATGGGCAACGACTATCCTCGCGCCGGGAACAAGGCCCTGCAGCCAACAGGCGGAGCTGTCAAGGCCGGCAACCCTGTTGTGGACAAAATAAACCTGGCCCCGGCGTCCAATTTCCCTGCGGATCGCCTCCCTGATCAGCACGGTGTCTTCTTCAAGGACATAGGTCTGGACAGGAAAACGGTTCTCCGGGGGGGTCTGGATCAGACTTGTGTCACGAACACCGGCCATTGACATATGAAGCGTGCGTGGAATTGGGGTGGCGGTCAGTGTAAGCACATCAACATTTTCTTTTATTTTTTTAAGTTTTTCTTTATGAGCGACCCCAAAACGCTGCTCTTCATCAACTACAACCAGGCCTAAATCTTTAAAGACAATGTCTTCCTGAACCAGACGGTGGGTCCCGATTACTACATCAACTTTGCCGGCGCTCAAGTTTGAGACTACCTGTCTTTGCTCCTGGGCGGATCGAAACCTGCTGAGCATTTCAACCGAAACCGGAAAACCATTGAAACGTTCCGTAAAGGTATTGTAGTGCTGTTGGGCGAGAATAGTTGTAGGAACCAGTACGGCAACCTGCTTTCCCTCCGTTACAGCTTTGAAAGCTGCCCTTAAGGCAACTTCCGTTTTACCATAACCGACATCGCCGCATAACAATCTGTCCATCGGCCTTACTTTTTCCATATCATCCTTAACTTCCTCAACGGTCCTCAGCTGATCGGGGGTTTCCTCGTACGGGAAAGAAGCCTCAAATTCCCGCTGCCAGACAGTATCCGGATTAAAAGCATAACCGGGCAGCTTTTGACGGGCGGCATATAAAGCCAGCAGTTCACCCGCCATTTCACGAACGGCTTCTTTTACCCTCCCCTTGACACGGGACCACTCGCTTCCGCCCAAACGCGACAACCTGGGAGTCTCCGCCTCTGCGCCAAGGTATTTTTGAACGAGGCCGACTTGATCCGTAGGCACATACAACCTGTCTTCCCCGGTGTACTGAACAAGCAGGTACTCCTTTTGAATATCTTCTATTTCAAGAGAAACTATCCCTTGGAAACGGCCGATTCCATGATTTTGATGGACTACAAAATCGCCGGCCTTTAAATCGGCAAACGATTCCAGCTGTCTTGAACGCCGGGGCCGCTCCCTTTGAGTTTTCACCGGGCGGCTGAAAATTTCTTTTTCCGTAATTACCACCAGGTTGCCGGAAACAAATTCAAATCCCTCGTTTAAGGCGCCTGTTGTTATAACAACCTGTCCCGGTTTTAATTCCTGATTCAGATCTTCCGTTGTAAGCGGGTTAATTCCGGCGTCAATTAAGGATTCCTGCAAATGGAGGGCGCGCTTTCTGCTTCCAATTACCAGGACAATTAGGCAGCCCATTTTAATGAAATATTTTATTTCCTCAAAAAGAGTATCCAAATGCCCGTAAAAAGCTCTTCTGCTCTTTGTGGTAAAAGACACACTGTTTTGAGAAATTACGTCCTGTGATTGCCTTTGCAGCAAAGACAGATAGATAACCCGGAAACGGCTTAAAGCTTCCTCAACATACCGCCAGTCAACATAACCGCCGGACTGCATGGGAAGAACCTTTCCGTTAATCATCAGTTCCGTATAAATCTGTTCCCGTTCCCTGCCGATGCTTTCAACAATTTCTTTTATTCTTACGGGATCATCCACGAAGACTGAACAGTCTGCGGGCAAATAGTCAAACAATGTTACAGGCCGGGGATAAAAATAAGGCAGCAGCTGCTCCCATCCCAGTGAATAAAATCCCTCCTGCAGCTGCAGGATTACTGCTTCGGCAAATTCAACGAGTTTACCGCCCGCTTCGCCGGAACCGGCCCGCTTAGGTTTGTTCAACTGGTTATGATAATCAGCTTCTATCCTTTCTAACGCCGCTGCCCTGATTTCCTCATTAGATACCAGTTCCCTGGCGGCAAAGAAGGTTATTTCCTGAACGTTCTCTTCCGACCTCTGGGATTCCTCATCGAAAAACCTGATTGAATCCACTTCTTCGTCAAAAAATTCTATTCGGAAAGGGCGCCTAAAATTTAAAGGAAATATAT
Coding sequences within:
- a CDS encoding integration host factor subunit alpha, with product MNKAELIAQVAEKSDLTKKDAERAVSALIEAVEEALVRGDRVQLVGFGTFEIRERAARKGRNPQTGQEIDIAATRVPVFKAGKSLREVIS
- the mfd gene encoding transcription-repair coupling factor; protein product: MQGLFQPLFQTNQFKSLSLGLDKQLKRQAVIGLAGSQRSFLIGGVARRQNVPILVVTSGDAEAIALVDELVAFLPESRICYFPTWQLLPFQVLAHDQEAPSRRLEVLEALVSGESLIVVSPIEALLRRLSPPDVFLNTKICVKVGERVDLRELKLRLLNFGYEYVDLVEGKGQFSSRGGIIDIFPLNFRRPFRIEFFDEEVDSIRFFDEESQRSEENVQEITFFAARELVSNEEIRAAALERIEADYHNQLNKPKRAGSGEAGGKLVEFAEAVILQLQEGFYSLGWEQLLPYFYPRPVTLFDYLPADCSVFVDDPVRIKEIVESIGREREQIYTELMINGKVLPMQSGGYVDWRYVEEALSRFRVIYLSLLQRQSQDVISQNSVSFTTKSRRAFYGHLDTLFEEIKYFIKMGCLIVLVIGSRKRALHLQESLIDAGINPLTTEDLNQELKPGQVVITTGALNEGFEFVSGNLVVITEKEIFSRPVKTQRERPRRSRQLESFADLKAGDFVVHQNHGIGRFQGIVSLEIEDIQKEYLLVQYTGEDRLYVPTDQVGLVQKYLGAEAETPRLSRLGGSEWSRVKGRVKEAVREMAGELLALYAARQKLPGYAFNPDTVWQREFEASFPYEETPDQLRTVEEVKDDMEKVRPMDRLLCGDVGYGKTEVALRAAFKAVTEGKQVAVLVPTTILAQQHYNTFTERFNGFPVSVEMLSRFRSAQEQRQVVSNLSAGKVDVVIGTHRLVQEDIVFKDLGLVVVDEEQRFGVAHKEKLKKIKENVDVLTLTATPIPRTLHMSMAGVRDTSLIQTPPENRFPVQTYVLEEDTVLIREAIRREIGRRGQVYFVHNRVAGLDSSACWLQGLVPGARIVVAHGQMREDELEQVMFDFVNYEYDVLVCTTIIENGMDIPNVNTLIVKDAQNLGLAQLYQLRGRVGRSNKLAYAYFTFPGNRIISEVAEKRLAAIREFTEFGSGYKIAMKDLEIRGAGNLLGPEQHGHIAAVGFDLYCRLLEEAVMEAKGETVQRAVDTSVEMPVEAYIPSSYVPDPDQKIDLYRRLASFRREDEILDLEEELVDRYGDQPEPVRNLLMITRCKALASQAGVKNLTGYAGGYRMQFHSQHSLSGEKLVAIVRHYQNQVKFNNSDEFEIRLKTRISPLNPVSYLAFIEDFLRRLL
- the spoVT gene encoding stage V sporulation protein T, translating into MKATGIVRRIDDLGRVVIPKEIRRTLRIREGDPLEIFVDREGEVILKKYSPIGELGDFAKEYADSLYEALGHIACIADRDMIIAAAGAPKKEYLNKPIGPALEKAMEERRTVVINNPGEDPFCKECMIIDNGECKYSSEVIAPIICGGDPIGAVILASKEPEKRMGELELKLAETAAGFLAKQMEQ
- a CDS encoding RNA-binding protein translates to MRVDKYLKVSRLIKRRTIAKEVCDRGLVSVNGRAAKAGAGVKPGDIVEISLGRRRLKVEVCMLAESMPAKLVSQMYKVLEDRRIGNEQEDYL
- a CDS encoding nucleoside triphosphate pyrophosphohydrolase, which codes for MFSASWEGQTPHKRNSRITIVGLGPGDPGQIPLMVWEALKQGERILLRTEEHPVVPWLKQQGIHFTAFDNLYEDGMNFQDVYRKIASSVLEQAGRGPVIYAVPGSPFVAEETVELIVQQAASLNLDVDVLPAMSALDAITAALGIDPLKGLLILDGSFLKGKIPRPNIGGIILQVYNRLVASDIKLLLMESYPPDYKVVIVRAAGVHDLQRIEEHPLYRIDRLDWIDHLTSIYLPPGPEIAKACYPMDQLVEIMEILRSEKGCPWDREQTHKTLRKYVLEESYEVVDAIEQEDVYKICEELGDLLLQIVFHSQLAREEGAFDLNDVITGIIKKMIERHPHVFGNVIVTDSAEVESNWEMIKNRERRIIPRDSILDGVPKYLPAILRAGDVQAKASKAGFDWTDYRGAMEKVKEELKELTLAIAENSPDEMEAEAGDLFFALTNLSRLLGVDAEVALSGTVNRFINRFHYIEEKARISNKEISEFSLDELDVWWEEAKKVEKNKKSRKYFLGGRNL